A single Pseudomonas putida DNA region contains:
- a CDS encoding TerC family protein — MTALQTFLTTPFLGTSTWLWLVFMAIVIGLLVLDLGVLHRQDREIEMRESLLLYSGYFSVGVLFGLWVWHELGAQSALEFYTGFLVEQSLSMDNVFVMAMIFGFFAIPRRYQHRVLFWGILGVVFLRAIMIGVGAALVQNFAWVLYIFGAFLLFTGVKMALSKEDSHPDLANNPILKFVRRHMRVTDQIHGSHFFVRLTPPGESKALRYATPLFLALVLIELADLVFAVDSVPAIFAITQDPFIVYTSNIFAILGLRSLYFALSALMHRFVYLKYALALVLIFIGCKIFYHGMVGKVPALLSLGVTFGLLLGGVVVSLIKTRGEKQVPSVSEPVATRKKEKDPQLKM, encoded by the coding sequence ATGACAGCTCTGCAGACATTCCTCACCACTCCGTTTCTTGGCACCAGCACCTGGTTGTGGCTGGTGTTCATGGCCATCGTCATCGGTTTGCTGGTACTTGACCTGGGGGTGCTGCACCGCCAGGACCGCGAGATCGAAATGCGCGAGAGCCTGTTGCTGTATTCGGGCTATTTCAGTGTCGGCGTACTGTTTGGCCTGTGGGTCTGGCACGAGCTGGGTGCGCAATCGGCGCTGGAGTTCTACACCGGTTTCCTGGTCGAACAGTCGCTATCGATGGACAACGTGTTCGTCATGGCGATGATCTTCGGCTTCTTCGCCATCCCCCGTCGCTATCAGCACCGCGTACTGTTCTGGGGCATTCTCGGGGTGGTGTTCCTGCGTGCGATCATGATTGGCGTGGGTGCGGCGCTGGTGCAGAACTTTGCCTGGGTGCTCTATATCTTCGGCGCCTTCCTGCTGTTCACCGGGGTGAAAATGGCCCTGTCGAAGGAAGACAGCCACCCCGACCTGGCCAACAACCCGATCTTGAAGTTCGTGCGCCGGCACATGCGTGTGACCGACCAGATCCATGGCTCGCACTTCTTCGTGCGCCTGACGCCGCCCGGCGAAAGCAAGGCCCTGCGCTACGCCACACCGCTGTTCCTGGCCCTGGTACTGATCGAGCTGGCCGACCTGGTGTTTGCCGTCGACAGCGTACCGGCGATCTTTGCCATCACCCAGGACCCGTTCATCGTCTACACCTCGAACATCTTCGCCATCCTCGGCTTGCGCTCGCTGTACTTTGCGTTGTCGGCGCTGATGCACCGGTTCGTCTACCTCAAGTACGCGCTGGCGCTGGTGCTGATTTTCATTGGCTGCAAGATTTTCTATCACGGGATGGTGGGCAAGGTGCCGGCGTTGCTGTCGTTGGGGGTGACGTTCGGGTTGTTACTGGGTGGGGTGGTAGTTTCGTTGATCAAGACGCGGGGGGAGAAGCAGGTACCGAGCGTCAGCGAACCTGTAGCCACCCGCAAAAAGGAAAAGGACCCACAACTGAAAATGTAA
- a CDS encoding substrate-binding domain-containing protein translates to MLRLLLLLLPLLPLTAMAEAGHLRVQGSNTIGAALLPALVQGQLWAQQATDIQQSLGAVPNETVITARDAHGQALRIDVAAHGSSTGFAALGQGNADLAAASRPISDAEVHQLKALGDLRSANAEQVIGLDGVAVIVHPDNPLPQLTTQQLAQIFSGQIRRWEQLGVTGGAIHLYARDDRSGTYETFKALVLEPQHGELASQAQRFESSEELAERVGADRQAIGFSSLAAVHGAKVLAVAEGDAPAMLPDRQLVASEDYPLSRRLYFYLPANAKPQARALADFAQSPAGQAIVAAQGFVSQQVNAQPVPAQADMPPRYRSLAQQAQRLSVNFRFQEGSASLDNKALRDVQRVTEYLRQAGKLQSKAVLVGFGDPKETPGRAALLSRLRAQAVRRELARGGVEVLEVTGMGDELPIAGNDMEQGRLRNRRVEVWVY, encoded by the coding sequence ATGCTCCGCCTGCTGCTCCTGCTGCTTCCCCTGCTCCCGCTGACGGCCATGGCCGAAGCTGGCCACCTGCGCGTGCAAGGCTCCAACACCATTGGCGCGGCGCTGTTGCCCGCCCTGGTGCAGGGGCAACTGTGGGCGCAACAGGCGACGGACATCCAGCAGTCACTGGGGGCAGTGCCGAACGAGACCGTGATCACCGCACGCGATGCCCACGGGCAGGCGCTGCGCATCGACGTCGCGGCGCATGGTTCCAGCACCGGCTTTGCCGCGCTGGGCCAGGGCAATGCCGACCTGGCTGCGGCCTCACGCCCCATCAGTGACGCCGAGGTGCACCAGCTCAAGGCTCTGGGTGACCTGCGCTCGGCCAACGCCGAGCAGGTCATCGGCCTGGACGGCGTGGCGGTGATCGTCCACCCCGACAACCCCCTGCCACAGTTGACCACCCAGCAACTGGCCCAGATCTTCTCCGGGCAGATCCGGCGCTGGGAGCAACTGGGCGTGACTGGCGGTGCCATTCACCTGTACGCACGTGATGATCGGTCCGGGACCTATGAGACCTTCAAGGCACTGGTGCTGGAACCGCAGCATGGCGAACTGGCCAGCCAGGCGCAGCGTTTCGAGTCCAGCGAAGAGCTGGCCGAGCGGGTCGGCGCTGACCGCCAGGCTATCGGTTTCAGCAGCCTGGCAGCCGTGCACGGGGCCAAGGTGCTGGCGGTGGCCGAGGGCGATGCACCGGCCATGTTGCCGGACCGTCAGCTGGTGGCCAGTGAAGACTACCCACTGTCACGGCGCTTGTACTTCTACCTGCCGGCCAATGCCAAACCCCAGGCCCGAGCGCTGGCGGACTTCGCCCAGAGCCCGGCCGGCCAGGCCATCGTCGCTGCACAGGGCTTCGTCTCACAGCAGGTCAACGCGCAACCGGTACCGGCGCAGGCCGACATGCCACCGCGCTACCGCAGCCTGGCCCAGCAAGCGCAACGCTTGAGCGTCAACTTCCGTTTCCAGGAAGGCAGCGCCAGCCTCGACAACAAGGCCCTGCGCGATGTGCAGCGGGTCACCGAATACCTGCGCCAGGCCGGCAAGCTGCAAAGCAAGGCGGTGCTGGTTGGCTTTGGCGACCCCAAGGAAACACCTGGCCGTGCAGCCCTGCTGTCGCGCCTGCGCGCCCAGGCCGTACGCCGCGAACTGGCACGGGGTGGCGTCGAGGTGCTGGAGGTGACTGGCATGGGCGATGAACTGCCAATCGCCGGCAACGACATGGAGCAAGGCCGCTTGCGTAACCGGCGGGTGGAAGTCTGGGTCTACTGA
- a CDS encoding tartrate dehydrogenase — MTKTKTFKIAAIPGDGIGNEVLPEGIRVLEATARKHGLDLQFEFFEWASCDYYLAHGKMMPDDWFDQLKGFDALYFGAVGWPDKVPDHISLWGSLLKFRRDFDQYVNIRPVRLFPGVPCPLAGKQPGDIDFVVVRENTEGEYSSLGGRMFEGTANEFVLQESVFTRRGVDRILEYAFELAHNRPRQHVTSATKSNGMAVSMPYWDERTAAVAAHYPEISWDKQHIDILCARFVLQPERFDVVVASNLFGDILSDLGPACTGTIGIAPSANLNPERKFPSLFEPVHGSAPDIFGKNIANPIGMIWSGALMLEFLGKETADSRYQAAHDDILQAIEAVIASGATTPDMGGSRSTQAVGQAIVEALNAA; from the coding sequence ATGACCAAGACCAAGACTTTCAAGATCGCCGCCATCCCCGGTGACGGCATCGGCAATGAAGTGCTGCCCGAAGGCATTCGCGTGCTCGAAGCCACCGCCCGCAAGCACGGCCTGGACCTGCAGTTCGAGTTCTTCGAGTGGGCCAGCTGCGACTACTACCTGGCCCACGGCAAGATGATGCCGGACGACTGGTTCGACCAGCTCAAGGGCTTCGACGCCTTGTACTTCGGTGCCGTCGGCTGGCCCGACAAGGTGCCTGACCATATTTCCCTGTGGGGTTCGCTGCTCAAGTTCCGCCGCGACTTCGACCAGTACGTGAACATCCGCCCAGTACGCCTGTTCCCCGGCGTGCCCTGCCCGCTGGCCGGCAAGCAGCCTGGCGATATCGACTTCGTGGTGGTACGGGAGAACACCGAAGGCGAGTACTCGTCGCTGGGTGGGCGCATGTTCGAAGGTACTGCCAACGAATTCGTCCTGCAGGAGTCGGTGTTCACCCGCCGTGGTGTCGACCGGATCCTCGAATACGCCTTCGAACTCGCGCACAATCGCCCGCGTCAGCATGTGACCTCGGCCACCAAGTCCAACGGCATGGCCGTGAGCATGCCCTACTGGGACGAACGCACCGCCGCCGTGGCCGCACACTACCCGGAGATCAGCTGGGACAAGCAGCACATCGACATCCTTTGCGCACGCTTCGTGCTGCAGCCGGAGCGCTTCGACGTGGTGGTGGCCTCCAACCTGTTCGGCGACATCCTCTCCGACCTCGGGCCAGCCTGCACCGGCACCATCGGCATCGCGCCGTCGGCCAACCTCAACCCCGAGCGCAAGTTCCCGTCGTTGTTCGAACCGGTGCATGGCTCGGCACCGGACATCTTCGGCAAGAACATCGCCAACCCGATCGGCATGATCTGGTCGGGCGCGCTGATGCTCGAGTTCCTCGGCAAGGAAACGGCTGACAGCCGTTACCAGGCGGCACACGATGACATCCTGCAGGCCATCGAGGCGGTCATCGCCAGCGGTGCGACCACGCCTGACATGGGCGGCAGCCGCTCGACCCAGGCAGTCGGCCAAGCCATCGTCGAGGCGTTGAACGCCGCTTGA